The sequence below is a genomic window from Haematobia irritans isolate KBUSLIRL chromosome 3, ASM5000362v1, whole genome shotgun sequence.
tgcaaatatttataaaaaaacataataaagtttcagaatctgttatttatttgttataaaaacttctaactttgcatacgatggctgtacactaagcctacacaaaagaaatgttcgtgttcatttttcaggtctatgacggtgtatagtgttggccagaacaccttttaagtgtgacaccacactaaaattgtacatgtgtgtaccagaacagacacgaatatatgggatatattcgacacgagcactgtcgtccggaaaaaACTTATAGTCTTTAAAACGCATAACATGTCGTCACGCCGTCAATATCGAGCGTGTCGGCTTCAATCACCCGCCACGTCGCTACATAAAAGCGTTCCAACCGCACCCCCACTACCGTCTTACCAATCACCGACAGGGTGTCAATGATCGTTGCTGGGCCTGAAGTATTCAATAATGAGGTGAGGATGGAACGCTTTTGAATTTAGATGTGAAGGCAGTACAAGGGAAGCAGAAGTGGatgtttttgaatttaatttttaaattaattacattACATTCTCCAAACATGGACAAACATAGTAAGAGCTACATTTTCAgttgttaaaaacttttttgtaaaCTAAATTCTATTGTTTACCATCCCTGTCAATAAGAAACAAGTTACGATTTTATTATatgcattttatttcatttaatggataatattttgcacaggaatgaattttatattccaggagatatttgtttttttttttttgtaatatataatttgttttatataaagtTGACTATGTTTTAAGTTAACCAGAATGAATCAGACACAATGGACAACTTGCTTTCAACTTAGAAAAAACACATACTtggtctataaatataaaactaaaaacaaatttcttttggcaATTCAAAATACAAATTGTCATATATTAAAGGATGTAATTATAATtaccatttatttttaaattaaaaaataataatttgaaatgCTATTGGAACTAAACGAACATATGGAACTAAAACAAATCTTAACACTAAACTCACACTAAATTTATGTCTTTTCTTAATAgtgggtgtttttttttattgtttaaattatttatttaataaataaattgatttttaattaagtTAATTGCAAATTCGTTTTTGAATATGCCTTAACACTAGaacgttttaaatattttgtgttttttaactAGGTAGTGGAAAAGTTCTTCTtgtatgtattttttgtttaaactaGAAAAAGtaccatatatgtatgtatgtatataaatatCTATGTAAGTATGTTGTAGTATATATGTACAGTGGAGAGTGGTGTGTATTACATCTAGGTAAAGGTTTAGGGACGATCATAGATTGaaacaaaagttttgtttttttttatatttttgtcgattttgttttcaaatgatGTGTAGTTTTGTGTAGAGACCTTTGACTGGATATTTTCCTGCTTGGAATCTTCTTTCACATTTGGGGTCTTGTCCAGAGTTCACTCAAATCTTTTGGTCGTATTTTACCTATATCTGCAAATAAACATAGATTGATGGAGTTTAGTAAAGTAATATATTTTCGATATATTATCAAAGGAGTTCTAATGATATTTTGGGCATTTAATATTCTTCACATCGTAAACACATGAGGGAAAGCGGTCTAATATCAGTCTAAGCCTACTACGTCCTATGCCAACTTTACTACAGACGATGTCTCGAACTTCATGAACGTGTATACGTTACAAAGCCTGATATTGATAAATTGTTACAAAGGTGGATGTTAATCATTGAAACGGATACAATGTCCTGCGTTGGGGCGCTCTAGAAATGGTGGTGGGGACCTAGACTTTGTATTACACCATTCCCTAATGATCGCTACAGGAATCCCTAAAGCAGTTCCCTTAGAGTTCAGCTCCAGTGCAGTTTGTCTTAGAAGAATTTAATGCTCACACGGTCATCTAATAAGCAATGATCAGAGGGGGAGTAAATTGACGATTCTATGTTCTGCACGTTGAACGGGGAGGCTTCCACGGCCAGTGTAGATATATATTTCCCTTCATATTTCTTTTCTTACATATTTCtcatcatttaatttaattaacccCATTCCCCCTTCGTACTACTTTACCTACTTACGTGTTCTGTGTCACTGTACGGAAGGAAAGTTACTTCCACCACTCAACGTTTATAACTTGTACGTTGGGAATTCTCATTTGGTTGCGATCGCTACCGACTTAAAAATGCGGACTTGTCGGGGCGATGGCATGAATCAATCGAAGCTTGCCGACTCGTAAATCGAGTGGCATCAACCGCCGCCGATAGCAGCGCCCGATTCATCCTAACGCGATTCGTTCACATCAATACCCTTTAGAATTAACGCGATCCGttcgctggaaaattctccacaaggctggggaggagtaatgcctcaagtgtcttggctactggcgaaagaagggatatcggtctgtacgattcacctttgctcgaatctttgcccggtttcagtagtggaatcacccttcccattttccagacatcgggtataatgtgtgattccaaagacaaattgacgagtctggtcaggtactcaactcccagtattcccagatgcttcagcattagcattgaaattccgtcagggcccagcgccttagatggtttcgcgctgttgatgacattggtaacttcggctgcagtaaattgtggtgtgtcatcggctcggagaccacgtacacgacgggtggctctccttttcgctctatcactctcgggatgctcgacaaactgtcggttgaagtatttggcgcacctcttcggatcagtcacagtcacgtcgccaaatgtgactgaaatcccatcatcccttgtggaggggttcgagagggctctaacggttgaccacaatttaccagttcctgttcctaagttacattgcttcaggtgctctaaccaagtgttccgcttgtgctcgtcgactatcttactaatctctagatttagttctctgattctaggatcagcagggttagcacgacggcgttcatcacgctcgtctgcgagtcccgccgcttcggctgggaagttgggcctcacttgggcaattcgaccagcgggtatgaagggagcggctgctgcgttgatgatgtcccggaactccctctgagcaacatgaacatgtgagggggacgggagctcactgaagcggcgatcggtgtattctctgaagccttcccagttggctttcttttgattaataaacgtccggcgttcagaggttatgaaatcggagggtcggttgatggtgagaattatggggaggtggtccgaacccaatgaaatgacgggttgccaggagacgtcatttatcagaccaggcgatgcaaacgataaatctggcgaactgctgcagtcacccataattctcgtgggggcctcttcgttcaccgtgcaaaatgtggagtcgtctatctgctctgccaaagctatgcccctctggtcattacccaggagagaatgccaaagttcatggtgggcattaaaatctcctagaaccaatcggttatgcccgctcaacaaccactcaatgtttgggctataaccaggagcacagctaccaaccggcggtatgtacacattgtatagctctatctcggcagccccacactttactgctacccccatacattccatgtacgggtcattagtgtctagcacaagcgtgataggtctatactgcacggaacggtgtaatatgaaagccaggccaccacctccatttcttgtgcgatccttccgtaggacattgtacccatcacaatgtcgtaggctgcaggtgggattcagctttgtttcctggatcgccgcgacccttatccttttccgattcataaagtctacgatctcactaatcttaccacggagcccgttgcaattaaattgcaaaaatgatgcactctccggaactggtacaccaatattcggtgtaagatgctgcggcggagaatattgttgtgcgggagaagtcggtggggtcacataatcagatgacccactgctgctgtcattggcacagcatcctgccacgaagtcagtttgactatactcccgcagcgatgttaggccggagcagttccggaagtgcacccattccatgcaccggttacacctcaccgaaaccgagcgatggtgaattcgatttcggcagacggcacagtaccatggtccggggttttcctctatcccggctcggaccaaaagcaggcggagaaggctccccgggatgcaccttctccaacacgaaaaaacggacgagacaacacgtacactgaggtggcagccgctggccgatggctggtatccatcgggtcaatccggtgcgtagaacccgccgccgtgggatcgCTTCCGTAGTTCAGCtgcttcagcggttcgtccggATCAGCGATTCGTTAGCTTCCGCAGTTTGGCtgcttcagcggttcgtccgcttccggGATTCGTTCGCTTCAGCTGTTCGGTTAATTCCGCGTTTCGTCCGGATCAGCGATTTGTTAGCTTCCGCAGTTTGGATGCTTCCGCAGTTTGGCTGCTTCCGCGATTCATTCGCTTCAGCTGTTCGGTTAATTCCGCGTTTCGTCCGCTTCAGCGATTCGTTCGTTTCCCCAGTTTGGCTGCTTCGGCGGTTCGCCCGCTTCCGGGATTCATTCGCTTCAGCACTTCGGCTGCttgcgcggttcgtccgcttccgtGATCCATTCGTTCAGCTGTTCGGTTAATTCCGCGCTTCGTCCGCTTCCGGGATTCGTTCGCTTCCGTAGTTCAGCtgcttcagcggttcgtccggATCAGCGATTCGTTAGCTTCCGCAGTTTTGAtgcttcagcggttcgtccgcttccgcGATTCATTCGCTTCAGCTATTCGGTTAATTCCGCATTTCGTCCGCTTCAGCGATTCGTTCGTTTCCCCAGTTTGGCTGCTTCGGCGGTTCGCCCGCTTCCGGGATTCATTCGCTTCAGCACTTCGGCTGCttgcgcggttcgtccgcttccgcGATCCATTCGCTTCAGCTGTTCGGTTAATTCCGCGCTTCGTCCGCTTCCGGGATTCGTTCGCTTCCGTAGTTCAGCtgcttcagcggttcgtccgcttcagcGATTCGTTAGCTTCCGCAGTTTTGCtgcttcagcggttcgtccgaTTCAACGATTCGTTAGCTTCCGCAGTTTGGCTGCTtaagcggttcgtccgcttccggtattcgttcgcttcagcagttcggctgcttccgcggttcgtccgcttcagcGTTTCGTTAGCTTCCGCAGTTTGGCTGCTTCAGTGGTTCGTCCGCTTCAGCGATTCGTTCGTTTCCCCAGTTTGGCTGCTTCGGCGGTTCGCCCGCTTCCGGGATTCATTCGCTTCAGCACTTCGGTTGTTTGCGGGGTTCGTCTGCTTCCGCGATCCATTTGCTTCAGCTGTTCGGTTAATTCCGCGCTTCGTCCGCTTCCGGGATTCGTTCGCTTCCGTAGTTCAGCtgcttcagcggttcgtccgcttcagcGATTCGTTAGCTTCCGCAGTTTGGCtgcttcagcggttcgtccgaTTCAGCGATTCGTTAGCTTCCGAAGTTTGGCtgcttcagcggttcgtccgcttccggtattcgttcgcttcagcagttcggctgcttccgcggttcgtccgcttcccCCTAGTTCTAGTATAGCCGAACCTCCTCCTTCCCTCTTATCGTTTCAGGGACCGAACCGATACAATAGTCATCCCCTTCACGAACGCAGTATGTCATCTCTGAATTCAGGTTTCATTTCGAGTCCAGCGCGtcagtttatttatttactccCTACAATCTTCAAATCGAAAAAACTGGCCGATTTCATAATTTCTGAAGTCCTTGATATCGGCCAAACCTAAAACCGTTTCAGTGAACTTTCTCTCATGTAAGGCTATTTTTTTATCTGTTGGTCGAATTTCAATTTTGAGTTCTAACTTCCCAGCAGAAAAGCGTGATGAAAACTTTTTGATTCCAGGGCAGGGAAACTGAGATCTCCAGGTGAATATACGAACACATACGGATCGCAGGGTTAAGACAATGAACAACAGGCTCAGGTATTAGCAAGTTATGGATCTCTGAGGGTGACCTCTGGAAACTCGTCAACTGGTACAACAGGATTTCGTTGCAATCGGGTCCACGGTCCGGGGCGAACATTTGGGTTTCAACTCTGTCCAAGGACTGAAAACCGCCATTTGGAGTACACATGTATATTTCCTGAAAAGCTCTAATATACAAACTCcaaagggctacaacaacagaatttcagtcacctttgacGACGTTATTATATCGTTACCATAACGTCGCCAACAGTGAGGTAGAGGTAGGCAAAGGCTATGTGCCTGTTGGAACAATCTATTAATTAGTGTGGTCGGTTAATGGAATGTTGTCAGGTAGTCAACCGCGGTCCGGGATCCGGCGCCCTGAAACTTATGGCTCTGATCCAGATcggggaactctgcgactaaggtgggatgCGGTCAAGCGAAATAGATGAGGCgtatcatgtggcccttgattactgATGGTAGACACGTCAGTCACGCTgtgatcaatcactgataagtaggaattgaggcgattGCACATGCTTGATCTTCGATAGGAGAAAACTACCATGACATGGGTGGTCTCTCCTTCCATGCCAAAGGAGGTGCTCACATTGCGAAGTTACAGTATTAACCTTGTAACTTCtctccgcttcagctacagtgtcCACATGAATGATGTTAATACCTGCCTGGTATGCTACGTCATCTAGATGTCCTCCTTGCAAAGCTCTATCTCGCGTCTTAGAAAGTAAATATCAAAAGATTACATTCCAGGATGGTGATTGTTAACCCACAAGATGGTGACTTGTATGGTAAATGTGATCAATGAGTATTCTATCAATCGGTCAaatggaaattttcaatagaaaaacctGCAGAATTTGTTTGAGCAAGTGCCTATATCTATCTATATATCTATACCAAGTCTAAACTTGCATTACAAATCGACCATGGAAGATCTTTCTCCTCTAGTGCTATGGGAGGTATTTGAACTCCGACAACAGGATTAACCATGTCAGGTCAAAGATCAACCTCCTGGGTGTTGATTGGTGACTTCGATGGTAACTGCAATAACATCAGTGAACGTGTTGCTTCGTTTGAAGAATGATTATTCGATCTATCACTCGATCAAGATcgaaaccttcaatgaaaaaccCTACGAAATTTCTTTCGGGAAGTGCTATATTCTATAAAGTTCCATTACAAATCGTCTTTCTGCTCCACGTATTtgccttcaaaataaaattagatcTCCCCACGATCACGATTACCTTTGGCACTTACCCATCTGTCCCGGCTTTGGTGATGGCCATACAATATCAAATCTGTGCTGCATTTGTCCTCCTTGATATGGTCTCATTGATGTGCTACGAatgaaaattatccataaaattttttgaccttTTTCCCGCGAATTATTATACAAACCTGTAGGGGTGTTTAAGACAACCGTAAACCTCCCGATAACGGCCATATAGGGTACCATAAGATACTCCCAGAATACGAGCAGCCTTTTTCATTTCAagtcttttatttttaatggcaTCCAAAACCTTAAGAGAGAaagaattttgcaaattatttccCAAAGATTATATGAAATTATTCCCACTACTAACCCTCCTTGTGAATGGTTCCTCCCAGAATTGAGGACGTCGACCTTTGGCCAAATAATCATCCATTTTAATAACATCCTGCCATTCGGACATTTCCTCGCTGGTTAAACGAAAATCGGCATCATTGAATTCGTCTGCTTTGATATCGCTATAGTCTTCGGCATGATTACCATTCGAAGTACTTGCACCCGTTGCCGATGAAGATGTGGGTATGGTGGCCGTGGGAGCATGTATGAAATCATGAGTCATTAGAATACCATGTTCATTGATCATATAACCATCGGGTACATATTTTCCATACTGATGCGGATGATGGGGATGATGCAGGGGAGGAGGTGGTAATGCATGATGACCATGTGACGAGGACTGATGATGATTTGAAGAGCTTGCTGTGGATGCCGAAGCACTTGAGATGCTTGAACTGTGATGATGGGAATGTCCAGAGTTGGCGGTGGCTAAAGATGTAGTCGTTCTATGATTTGCTACACTCGTAGAGAGCGATGTGGGTGTTGTGGCCGATGATCCTGTGGATGATGTGCATGGAGTGGCCCTGCCACTATTTGCGTTTGCCGATTTTTCTCCAGTCTGTTgtttattttccatttcttcCACCGTTTGTGGTACACTGCCAGTTTCTTCCGGCTGTAAATCATCTGGTTGTGGGCTGCGTGGGGATTTCCTTTGATCTTCATCATTGGAATCTTTACTTGGCATTTCAATGCTTCTGGCATGCTCTGACGTTGAATCCTCTGAAGGTTGTTCTGTTTTTATCTTTACTACTTCATCTTTGTCATGGGATAGTATCTCTTCCGAGTTTCCTTCATCAATGGGTAGCTTTTCTGGTTTCTCAACTTCCATTGAGCTGGTAATCCATTCGGGCTCAGTTGCTGCATCATCATTGGCGGGATGTGAATCATGCTCCCTGTGCATTTGAGATCTATATCGCATGCGATGTTTATGCTGTTGCACATGGTGTTGATAATATTCGGCTGCTGATGGAGAATTTGGTCTGGAATGTTCTGTTGGTGTACCATGGAGGAGATTGGCTGATCGTTCATCAGCGTATTGAGATGCATCCAAATAGGGCGATTGTTCACTTCGATGCGAGTATTGAGCTAATTTACGTCTGCAAATAATCATACGATTAATGGTCTAAGATGGTCCATTTGCCTAAACGGATCATACTTACACATTGAAAACATCATAGGAATCATCTAGAGGAGGTCTTCCTCTCTTTCGCTTGGGTCCCAAATAGGCATCATTTGGTGACACGGCTGCCACCACTGAGATGGCACTTGTTGTTGGTGGTATGGGTGTTAGTGTGGGCATTCGCGCATTCATTGCTATGCCATGTTTGGGTGATGGTGTTTTATTATGCTCCCCCTCGGGACTGTGAGATCTTTGTTGGTGGTCACGACCATACGGATGATAGAGGTGAGAAGATTGTCTATTGCGTGATATGGGCGGGGAATGAAATTCCGTTTGTGGAGTTGGTGGTGGTGGTCCATCATCCTCATCGCGCCATGTTACTTCAGCTAGTCCTTTGATTTTGAGATCATCGGCTGTTTTCAGGAGTGATGCTAAGTTAGCCTGGAaaacgacagagagagagagtacaaGTTGAGCGGAGGTAATATACTAGAGATCCTAACGCAGTGTTCTAACTAACTTTGTTAGTTCGCTATGATTTGGAATCGTAACAAGTAACAATAATGGTGAGTTGAAAAAATCGGAATCAATGGCAACACTATGTCAGTTGCTTTTGACGAATTAGAATTGGTCGTAATGACAAAAGTCGCCAGACAGCTCGGTTTTAACCCAGAACAGTCTTCCCCATGACTTTTAAAGTAAAGTACAATTTTTCTAATACTTTTCATTTGCAAATGGTTTTATTATTGATTCGGTCATTATACAaaactattgttttgttttagttaaattaaaagaaaatttaataatgcttcctttgaagttaaattttaaatgcaacGAAAAGGAAGGTAGGATAGCGCCATCTATTGGAATTGAGTGCCAATGACCAGTTGGGGAGTCAGCGTTTTAACATATGAAAgctgatgtgtgtgtgtggcgaCCACATCTATAAAAGGAGTAGCTGGGCAACATACTGGGCAGTAGGTTGACTATCGCGTAATTTTACAAACTCCTTTCCCCGCGACTTCGTCAGACAAACTGCTTCCCCTCCACGTCTAcaaagtataatcttcgtcaaacaaaatttcttcctCCCGAGCCACCGAAATATAATCTTCGTCAGACAAACTTGTTCCTCCGCGTCTTCGAAGTCTAATCTTCGTCAGACAAACTTCCTCCGCGCCTGAGAAGTAAAACCTTCGTCAAACAAACTCCTTCCTCCAACGTCttcgaagtataatcttcgtcagaCAAACTCCTTCCCCGTGCGAGGAGTAAAATCTTCGTCAGTCGTACTGCGTTTCTGTGGACGATTTCCAGTCCAGCCTTGTCACCATCAGTAGAGACAAACCCCgagaatttctatgaaattttctctaaatataaaaattctataaaattgtctttaaagaaaaaagttctatgcaattttctttaaatataaaatttctatggaattttctcgaaatataaaatgtctataaaattttctttaaatataagatttctatgaaattttctctaaatatcaaatttctatgaaatattctctaaagataaaatttctataaaatgttctctgaatataaaatttctgtgaaattttctttaaaggtaaaattttctcctcctTTCCCCGCGCCTTCGAAGTACAATCTACGTCAGACAAACTGATTCTCCTCCACGTCTGCAAAGTATTATCTTCgccagacaaattttctatgaaattttctctaaagataaaatttctataaaactttcctTAAAGGTGAAATTTccgtgaaaatttttctaaatataaaatttcaacgaaattttctctaaaaacaaaatgtcaatgatttttttaagcacaaaatttctatgaaattttctctaaataaaaaattctttaaaattgtctttaacgaaaaaatttctatgcaattttctttaaatataaaatttctatggaattttctcgaaatataaaatgtctatgaaattttctttaaatataacatttctgtgaaattttctctaaatttctataaatttttctctaaagagaacatttctataaaatttctctgaaattttcttcaaagacaaaatttgtatgaaattttatctaaagacaatatttctacacaattttctccaaagacaaaatttttttctttaaatatcaaatgtctatgaaattttctctaaatataaaatttctatgaaatattctctaaagataaaatttctatgaaattttctctaaagacaaattttctatgaaatattctctgaataaaacatttctacgaaattttctcgaaCACAAAACCATTTTCTCTAAAACGAAATATCCACAAATTTTTgctctatgaaatttatttctataaaattttattccaaacttccaaagacaaactttctataaaattttctccaaagacaaaatttttttctttaaatataaaatttcaacgaaattttctctaaatatcaaatgtttatgaaattttctctaaaaataaaatttctatgaaatattctctaaagataaaatttctataaaattttctatgaatataacatttctgtgaaattttctttaaagacaaatttttctgcaaaGACAATATTGCTatacaatttctatgaaattttctctaaagacaaaatttctatgaaatgttctctgaataaaaaatgtctatgaaattttctcgaatacaaaacaattttctctaaaacaaaatatccataaatttttgctttatgaaatttattcctataaaattttatttatggacaaaatttctatgaaattttatctatggaaaaaatttctatgaaattttatctatggacaaaatttctatgaaattttctctaaagaaaaaatttctataaaattttctctaaagaaaaaatttctatgaaatgttctctaaaaaaatgtatataattttctgtaaatacaaaatttttatgaaattttttctaaagactagatttttatgaaattttctctaatgacaaaatttctataaaattttatctatggaaaaaatctatgaaattttatctatggaaaaaatttctatgaaattttatctaaagaaaaatttctataaaattttctttaaatacaaaatttctatataattatatctaacgaAAAAATTACCTTGAATTTTTctgtaaatacaaaatttctatgaaattttctttctatgaaatgttctctaaaaaaatgtgtataattttatgtaaattcaaaatttttatgaaattttttctaaagacaagatttctatgaaattttctctaaagacaaaatttttatgaaattttatctatggaaaaaaatttaaatgaaattttatctatggaaaaaatttctatgaaattttatctaatgaaaaatttcaataaaattttctttaaatacaaaatttctatataattatatctaacgaAAAAATTGCCTTGAATTTCTctgtaaatacaaaatttctatgaaattttctttaaagaaaaaattttctctaaagaaaaaatttctatgaaatgttctctaaacaaaagattgtatataattttatgtaaatacaaaatcttgtctCTAAAGAcaagatttctatgaaattttctctaaagacaagatttctatgaaattttttctaaagacaagatttctatgaaattttctctaaagacaaaatttctatgaaattttatctaaagaaaaatttctataaaattttctttaaatacaaaatttttatataattatatctaacgaAAAAATTGccttgaaattttctgtaaatacaaaatttctatgaaattttct
It includes:
- the LOC142232210 gene encoding uncharacterized protein LOC142232210 isoform X1; the protein is MLPQQYCLRWKYHHSNLQTMFSQLLDRGCFCDVTLACDGQLIKAHRVVLCACSTFFDTILTNYSNERDPIIIMKDISFADIKCLIEFMYKGEINVEHANLASLLKTADDLKIKGLAEVTWRDEDDGPPPPTPQTEFHSPPISRNRQSSHLYHPYGRDHQQRSHSPEGEHNKTPSPKHGIAMNARMPTLTPIPPTTSAISVVAAVSPNDAYLGPKRKRGRPPLDDSYDVFNVRKLAQYSHRSEQSPYLDASQYADERSANLLHGTPTEHSRPNSPSAAEYYQHHVQQHKHRMRYRSQMHREHDSHPANDDAATEPEWITSSMEVEKPEKLPIDEGNSEEILSHDKDEVVKIKTEQPSEDSTSEHARSIEMPSKDSNDEDQRKSPRSPQPDDLQPEETGSVPQTVEEMENKQQTGEKSANANSGRATPCTSSTGSSATTPTSLSTSVANHRTTTSLATANSGHSHHHSSSISSASASTASSSNHHQSSSHGHHALPPPPLHHPHHPHQYGKYVPDGYMINEHGILMTHDFIHAPTATIPTSSSATGASTSNGNHAEDYSDIKADEFNDADFRLTSEEMSEWQDVIKMDDYLAKGRRPQFWEEPFTRRVLDAIKNKRLEMKKAARILGVSYGTLYGRYREVYGCLKHPYSTSMRPYQGGQMQHRFDIVWPSPKPGQMDIGKIRPKDLSELWTRPQM
- the LOC142232210 gene encoding uncharacterized protein LOC142232210 isoform X2 yields the protein MLPQQYCLRWKYHHSNLQTMFSQLLDRGCFCDVTLACDGQLIKAHRVVLCACSTFFDTILTNYSNERDPIIIMKDISFADIKCLIEFMYKGEINVEHANLASLLKTADDLKIKGLAEVTWRDEDDGPPPPTPQTEFHSPPISRNRQSSHLYHPYGRDHQQRSHSPEGEHNKTPSPKHGIAMNARMPTLTPIPPTTSAISVVAAVSPNDAYLGPKRKRGRPPLDDSYDVFNVRKLAQYSHRSEQSPYLDASQYADERSANLLHGTPTEHSRPNSPSAAEYYQHHVQQHKHRMRYRSQMHREHDSHPANDDAATEPEWITSSMEVEKPEKLPIDEGNSEEILSHDKDEVVKIKTEQPSEDSTSEHARSIEMPSKDSNDEDQRKSPRSPQPDDLQPEETGSVPQTVEEMENKQQTGEKSANANSGRATPCTSSTGSSATTPTSLSTSVANHRTTTSLATANSGHSHHHSSSISSASASTASSSNHHQSSSHGHHALPPPPLHHPHHPHQYGKYVPDGYMINEHGILMTHDFIHAPTATIPTSSSATGASTSNGNHAEDYSDIKADEFNDADFRLTSEEMSEWQDVIKMDDYLAKGRRPQFWEEPFTRRVLDAIKNKRLEMKKAARILGVSYGTLYGRYREVYGCLKHPYSTSMRPYQGGQMQHRFDIVWPSPKPGQMGKCQRYR